In Fusarium oxysporum f. sp. lycopersici 4287 chromosome 4, whole genome shotgun sequence, a genomic segment contains:
- a CDS encoding hypothetical protein (At least one base has a quality score < 10): MSNFNGRRGPNVSQYLRDLNAINRQETAHEEPFNMEEDLALFTNTQFFDFETGQNTDYQAQPLKVDIEAPQSTSPSDGMTPAPSVVGDINPNSFDFIQGDFSFPDFTSTYPSTPLNGFADGAQNFPSMQPNAPAGYQPVQQQQQAPHYGQQATPQPSTEKRGSESGPGAGRGSLNFEEASRHAAEEDKRRRNTAASARFRIKKKQREQALEKSAKEMSEKVSVLESKVQQLEMENKWLKNLLVEKNEGNDEIVTLWKEFAASKSTDKSESKAKSAVKEETR, encoded by the exons ATGTCAAACTTCAACGGTCGTCGCGGCCCCAATGTGTCGCAGTATCTTCGCGacctcaacgccatcaaCCGTCAGGAGACTGCCCACGAGGAGCCTTTCAACATGGAGGAGGATCTCGCTCTTTTCACCAACACTCAGTTCTTCGACTTTGAGACTGGCCAGAACACCGACTATCAGGCTCAGCCTCTGAAGGTTGATATTGAGGCTCCTCAAAGCACCTCGCCTTCTGATGGAATGACCCCGGCTCCCTCAGTTGTTGGTGATATTAACCCCAACAGCTTTGATTTCATCCAGG GTGATTTTAGCTTCCCCGACTTTACCAGCACCTACCCGTCTACTCCTTTGAACGGCTTCGCGGATGGTGCTCAGAACTTCCCATCTATGCAGCCCAACGCCCCCGCGGGCTACCAGCCCgtccagcaacagcaacaagccCCCCATTACGGTCAGCAAGCTACTCCTCAGCCTTCAACCGAGAAGCGCGGCTCTGAGAGTGGCCCTGGTGCCGGCCGCGGAAGCCTCAACTTTGAGGAAGCCTCCCGTCATGCTGCCGAGGAGGACAAGCGAAGGCGCAACACTGCTGCTAGTGCTCGCTTCcgcatcaagaagaagcagcgTGAGCAAGCCCTTGAGAAGTCCGCCAAGGAGATGTCCGAGAAGGTCTCCGTCCTGGAGAGCAAAGTCCAACAGCTCGAGATGGAGAACAAGTGGCTCAAGAACCTCCTTGTTGAAAAGAACGAAGGCAATGACGAGATTGTCACATTATGGAAGGAGTTTGCTGCGTCCAAGTCTACCGACAAGTCCGAGTCAAAAGCTAAGTCCGCCGTCAAGGAGGAGACGAGGTGA
- a CDS encoding hypothetical protein (At least one base has a quality score < 10), whose protein sequence is MLKRLPRLTITRLYNTTFAPRFSSTMPSNDQQTQTGSSEAKDTNKTPLPLPAPEHAAADQGDDVTSLRVGESVKLDAMGPLVVNTDGTMGRIGNWAGMTEHERAQTLRLLGKRNKERMDVLKAKKAEEEQKSGTNTEK, encoded by the coding sequence ATGCTCAAGCGGCTCCCACGCCTTACAATCACTCGTCTATACAACACTACATTTGCACCTCGCTTCTCCAGTACAATGCCCAGCAACGATCAGCAAACGCAGACAGGGTCCAGCGAAGCTAAGGACACCAACAAGACACCACTTCCTCTTCCAGCCCCAGAACACGCCGCCGCAGACCAGGGCGATGACGTGACGTCTCTTCGTGTGGGCGAGTCTGTTAAGCTCGACGCCATGGGCCCGCTCGTTGTAAACACAGATGGAACTATGGGTAGGATTGGAAACTGGGCGGGTATGACTGAGCATGAGAGGGCGCAGACGTTGAGATTGTTGGGAAAGAGGAATAAGGAGAGGATGGATGTTCTCAAGGCTAAGAaagcggaggaggagcaaaAGTCAGGCACCAATACCGAGAAATGA
- a CDS encoding hypothetical protein (At least one base has a quality score < 10) gives MPPSLNTHPSFTRPRTSDRDGRPSTRDQGADQNLLIPSRTSSLHSRITQPIPSTLNMKPQQRTPKTLTHAYMVCGVGREPSQWVKAPAPAQGKIGHMKGAVGQFWLPEILGSSPRLEQDNEIARALHSAMRACFPHDVEICTGRSQPHCVHHAFVLQQDSSHTLYGICLRVWSRADEKRAETIRDLRKRTESDYYDNPDETYWIPYCLSFLSRYPLYNLLGDYLRGMWIHWNKATNLFHAEEVSRILSFPAPRLNDLVRIDMKDYALCYQFPSSPTGFQNFAMWPLFNCLSIPNIVGVIEAAISPTRRIIFVSHYPAMLTMAAETVRYCVRVYEWSGLYVPVVHARHAKELVQEPGPYILGITVECRSLFTAPTDALVVDLDRNFVLTSSPPTALTPGQRNKFVTRLTQALNGDVTPSGVPQHLRSAYGGGKLVPAGQIIVMRGEVESIQDPEWWNQDAVMAVMDHVCEKLGRNTGIKAYFGAMTDAGSHDQGFYAVTTTLVEELESWKQQFLKFQAFAETLTKETQDLKVKIDTHKRENRRLAGLIDQQKDDNARLSVRLTGTEKQRDDALEALVLQQEIAEELERERKRNKKELSQLQHTNMTIMRQRDEARRVVLHLRSLIGGQSHHMEHLIQSLTKPDDLTHEIEEGYDEAEEDVQQAGEPGRLTPSPNPRNKRYSSSSFTDVADRHLKDKTDAIAHIVRNIAEQCQAAVEGLQLAHDAELGSSSRRNSSLSTTQSDDGHSAATSETGDDSLLAPRSGRASSIPPTPDLIPNRSSTAMSFASTATTPERASQQYSLRDEIPTKIVEDDEEDFEENRSDNGGVTHETSVVSKHQLQHQQSLMHRPSGARISALGGTR, from the exons ATGCCTCCCTCCTTGAACACCCATCCCTCCTTTACCCGTCCTCGGACTAGCGACCGCGATGGCAGGCCCAGCACCCGCGACCAGGGCGCTGATCAGAACCTCCTGATCCCCAGCCGAACCTCTTCGCTTCACTCGCGCATCACCCAGCCCATCCCTTCAACCCTCAACATGAAGCCTCAGCAGCGAACTCCGAAGACTTTGACACATGCCTACATGGTTTGTGGTGTTGGTCGTGAGCCTTCTCAATGGGTCAAGGCTCCTGCACCGGCCCAAGGCAAGATTGGCCACATGAAGGGGGCTGTTGGGCAGTTCTGGCTCCCTGAGATTCTGGGCAGCAGCCCACGTCTCGAGCAGGATAATGAGATTGCGCGGGCTCTTCACTCCGCTATGAGG GCATGCTTCCCTCACGATGTCGAGATCTGCACAGGCCGAAGTCAGCCTCACTGTGTTCACCATGCTTTCGTTCTCCAGCAAGATTCTTCTCACACCCTTTACGGCATTTGCCTGCGCGTTTGGTCGCGAGCCGATGAGAAGAGGGCCGAGACAATTCGCGACCTTCGCAAGAGAACCGAGAGCGACTACTACGACAACCCCGATGAGACCTACTGGATCCCTTACTGCTTGTCGTTCCTTTCACGATACCCTCTGTACAATCTTCTTGGAGATTATCTCAGAGGTATGTGGATTCACTGGAACAAGGCTACCAACCTGTTCCACGCTGAGGAAGTTTCCCGTATCCTGAGCTTCCCTGCTCCTCGCCTCAACGATCTTGTTCGCATCGACATGAAGGACTACGCTCTCTGCTACCAGTTCCCATCTTCGCCTACCGGATTCCAGAACTTTGCCATGTGGCCTCTTTTCAACTGTCTCTCGATTCCCAACATTGTCGGTGTTATCGAAGCCGCCATCTCTCCTACACGCCGAATCATCTTCGTCAGCCACTACCCTGCTATGCTCACCATGGCTGCTGAGACCGTGCGATACTGTGTTCGAGTTTACGAGTGGAGCGGACTCTATGTCCCAGTTGTGCACGCTCGTCACGCTAAGGAACTGGTTCAGGAGCCCGGCCCTTACATCTTGGGTATCACCGTTGAGTGTCGCTCGCTCTTCACTGCCCCTACCGATGCTCTggttgttgatcttgatcgCAACTTTGTTCTTACCTCCAGCCCTCCTACTGCTCTTACCCCCGGCCAGCGCAACAAGTTTGTTACACGACTTACACAAGCTCTCAACGGTGATGTCACTCCTTCTGGAGTTCCTCAGCATCTTCGATCCGCTTATGGTGGCGGCAAGCTCGTTCCCGCGGGCCAGATCATCGTTATGCGCGGTGAGGTTGAGTCTATCCAGGATCCTGAGTGGTGGAACCAAGATGCCGTCATGGCTGTTATGGACCACGTCTGTGAGAAGCTTGGACGCAACACTGGTATCAAGGCCTATTTTGGTGCGATGACAGACGCAGGATCTCATGACCAAGGTTTCTATGC CGTAACAACTACCCtggttgaggagcttgagagCTGGAAGCAGCAATTCCTCAAGTTCCAGGCCTTCGCTGAGACCCTCACCAAGGAGACCCAGgatctcaaggtcaagatcgACACACACAAGAGGGAGAACCGTCGTCTTGCTGGTCTCATTGATCAACAGAAGGATGACAACGCTCGCCTCTCTGTGCGCCTCACTGGAACCGAGAAGCAGCGTGATGACGCTCTCGAGGCTCTTGTCCTTCAGCAGGAGATtgctgaggagcttgagcGTGAGCGCAAGAGGAACAAGAAGGAGCTTTCCCAGCTTCAGCACACTAACATGACCATCATGCGACAGCGTGATGAGGCTCGCAGAGTTGTCCTTCACCTCCGCAGTCTCATCGGTGGTCAGAGTCACCACATGGAGCATCTCATCCAGTCTCTCACCAAGCCTGATGACCTTACCCATGAGATCGAGGAGGGTTATgatgaagccgaggaggATGTGCAACAGGCTGGTGAGCCTGGCCGCCTTACCCCCAGCCCCAACCCCCGAAACAAGCGATACTCTTCGTCTAGCTTCACCGACGTTGCCGATCGTCACCTCAAGGATAAGACTGACGCCATTGCTCACATCGTCCGAAACATTGCTGAGCAATGTCAAGCTGCTGTTGAGGGTCTCCAGCTGGCACATGATGCCGAACTAGGGAGTTCTAGTAGAAGGAATTCTAGCCTCTCTACCACCCAGAGCGATGACGGCCACTCCGCCGCCACGTCCGAAACAGGAGACGACTCCCTCCTGGCGCCGCGGTCCGGGAGGGCGTCCAGTATCCCTCCCACCCCGGATCTCATTCCCAACAGGAGCAGCACAGCAATGTCCTTTGCCTCTACGGCTACGACTCCGGAGCGAGCGTCCCAACAGTATAGCCTTAGAGACGAGATCCCCACCAAGATTgtcgaggatgacgaagaggacTTCGAGGAAAATCGAAGCGACAACGGAGGGGTCACACATGAGACAAGCGTCGTTTCTAAGCATCAGCTCCAGCACCAACAGTCCCTGATGCACAGGCCATCGGGCGCCAGGATCAGCGCTCTTGGTGGCACCCGCTGA